The genomic stretch GAACACCAAGTATTCACAGAAGTAAAAGGGCGACAAAAATAATAAAAGAGTATTTATTGAGACACACGAAGGTCAAGGAAGTCAAGATTAGCGATTCATTGAATAAATGGATATGGAGAAATGGTGACAAAAACCTTCCAACAAAAATAAAATTAAAAGTCATGATCGATGAAGATATGGCAGAAGCAGAACTTTGGGGTTATTTATCAGATGTATCAGAAGAAAAGAAGGAAAAAGAGGAATCAACCAACAAATAGTGCGTATTTTCCTGGCCTATCAGCCTCTATTAATTTTGCAACCTCACTATCTTCTATTTTATTGATTAAAACCAATCCTTTCCAACTAGCAGAAAGATCCCTGCTTTTGCAATTGGGGCATTCCTTTTCGGTTGTAAACATCCTACAATTCCTGCAAACATAAGTCCTCTTAACCATAAAATCACTTCTTCTTGCTCTCGGTTTTTACAGCCTTTTTAGCCTTCTTTTTTTCATCCTCTATCCAATGAAGTGCCCCCAATCCTGGCTGCCTCATAGTCAATCCTATTTTATTTTCTTTTCCAGGCATCATCGCTACTGAAATTATTTTAGCCCTTACTGCATCACCTTCTTTTAATGTCCTTTTACTTTCCTTGCCAGAGAATATGGAATTTTTCTGGTCAAAACTCACATAATCATTCATTAACTGAGAGACATGAACCAATCCATCTAGGGGTCCTATTCTAACAAATGCACCAAACTCAGTATTATCTATCACATCTCCCACAACTATCTCGTGTTGCTCAGGTTTATAGGCCAACATCTCAAATACCACAGGATAATGTATGGAAGGATCCTCTGGTAAAATTTTACCTTCCCCAATTTCGGTTATTTTTGTTATAACTAAACCCATGCCATATCTTTCATCAAATTTCCCCTCATAAGATTCTGCCAAACTCTCCTTGACTGATTTTTCAAGACCTAAACCAAACTTTTTTGGGGGGACTTTTACTTTTGTCTTTATTTTTACCAGTCTATACATTTATCCACCAAACTTCTTCTTGTATATTTCTGCCGCTCTTTCTATAACCTTTTTTGCCTCAGAGGCCTTACCCCATGACTTTACTTTGACCCATTTGCCTTTTTCAAGATTCTTCATAGTCTCGAAAAACTCGGTTATCTCATCCCTTATATGCTTTGGAATGTCATCTAAATCCTTTATTTCACCGAATCTTGGGTCCTTAACAGGAACCATAACTATTTTATCATCTGTTCCTTTTTCATCCTCCATCTTCATAAGTGCGACTGGCCTTGCCTTCATCACACAACCAGGAAAAGTTGGATAATTAACCAACACAAGAACATCAATGGGATCATTGTCATCAAACCATGTTTGTGGTATAAACCCATAGTCCGCAGGATAAAATACAGCTGAATGAAGAACTCTGTCCAGCCTGAAAACCCCTTTCTCATTGTCATACTCATATTTATTAACTGAACCTTTTGGGATTTCTATGACTACATTGACCTCTTCTGGGAATTTATCACCAATTTCCACATCCTTTAATAAATTCATTCACATCATCTCCAGCCTATTTTTTCCTCTTAAATAGATTACTTTTATATTTTTATCTTTTAATCTTTTGATTAAATCTCTATCATTTGTGGCAACAATCGTGTTATTGTCAGCCCCCTCAATTATATCCTCATCCGTGGAACCTCTGTTCTGTATTATTTTAACTCCTTTCCTTTTGATGAGCTCAAGGGCAATTTTTGCGGATATCCCCTCCTTTCCGCCTCTTTTTATTATATTTTCAAGTTCTTTTATCGTAGATGAAAAAACAACCAATTCATGTCTCTCATCAACCAATTTAGATATTTCTTCAAATATGTCAACCCCAAAAACATGAGGTATCATGAGGAAATTTGTATCAAGAATCAACCTTTTCATGAATTTTATTTATCTGTAGATTTTATATTTCAATCCATACTGATTTGCCCTAAATTAGGAGTAAAACCCAAAAATATGAATAAAATGAAGGTTTTCATTTACAACTTCCCATGAATGGTTGATGTTGAATGATTGAATTTATTGAAGGTTTTGGTTTTCAGTTACACATAATCTAATCCTTCAATATTCCGTAGCCAATAAGTCTCCATCTACCCATTACCTGTCTTGATAGGACAATCCTTTCACCTTTTTCAGCACAAATAGGTATTTTAAGGACCATTTCAATATCTTTTGAACCTATTTTTGTGACCACACCAACAGATCTATTAGTACCCACATTTATAAGCAATGACTCATTCATTTTTATCTTTTCCGTCTTCAATTCCTCTTTGACCCCCACCACCCTTTCTAGAAGATTAACTTCAATTGTTATTTTATTTCTGGTTTCTGGAAGTTTCCCAGGGATTCCCACTATATTTCCAACCAAACCATCAGATTTTGTCAAAAATGGATCTAGTTCTGTTAAAACTCCGAGTAACCCCCCAGCACCCGCCTCTTCAACCTTTTTTCCACCTTTCTCCATAGATACAATTCTAGTTCTAATTGGCCTCCATTGCTCATCTATTTTAATCCCAGGCCTCAATTCTATCTCCTCGCCTGTTTTTAATTTACCCTGAATTATTGAACCTCCAATCACACCTCCCACCAACTTATCAATTTCCGACCCAGGTTTATTTATATCAAAACTCCTCGCGACATACATCCTAGGATCCTTGTTCAAATCCCTTTTTGGGGTTTTTATTATCTCTTGAATCGCTTCTATCACATATTCTATATTAATTCTTCTCAAAGCAGATACAGGTATTATTGGTGAATTCTCGGCAACGGTACCTTTCACAAACCTTTTTATCTCTTCATAACTTTCCTTGACTCTTTCCTGGTTTACAAGATCTATTTTATTCTGAACTATTATTATCTTCTTAACACCAACCACATCTAATGCATATAAGTGCTCGTGGGTTTGGGGGGAAGGACATTTTTCATTTGCAGCAACCACAAGTATTGCCCCATCTATCAAAGCAGATCCCGTTAGCACGGTCGCCATAAGGCTCTCATGCCCAGGTGCATCAACAAAAGAGACTGTCCTTTGTATAATACAATCCTCGAAACACTTATGACATTTTTTTGTCGTGGTGTATGTTCCACACTTCTCACATTTATAAAAAGTTACATCGGCATATCCCAACCTAATGGAGATACCCCGTTTTATTTCTTCTGAATGGGTATCAGTCATCTTACCTGTTATTGCATAAGTAAGGGTTGTTTTACCGTGATCAACATGACCAAACATGCCTATGTTAATTTCAGGAATAGTTTTATCATCCATTTTTTCTGCGAACTTCATCACCTACTCTTTTTTCTCTTCAGCTCCTTTATTTTCCTCTTTTTTAGCAAATATTTCCTCAAGTTTCTTTTGCCCCTCTTTTATAACCTTACAGTTTATTTGAACTATATTTCTGTTAATGGTATTACCAGCAACCATTTTTCTCTTTCTCATTCCCTTCTTCTTGCTATGAAAACCGGGAGGCCCGGAAAGAACTATCTTTTTTCTGACCATACCATGGACGCTCGGGTGCATTGGAAATCCATCCTTGTCAGTACCGCCTGTTATTATTAATTCATATCCTGGCAAGCCTATCAGATCACCATTGAATTTGTCCCCGATTTTTTTCCCAACAAGACCTATAGCCTTTTCTTGATCTATCTCAAGTTTATAACTTCTTCTTGTTTTTGGGTCTCCAACAACAAATTTGAACAGAGCCATTTTATCACCATCAATTAATCTCTATGATTTAGATTTTTTAAAATTAATAAACCTTTTTATATAATCAGTACTTCCGAAAGTGAATAACCCAAGTGATAAAATATTGCCAAAAAGACCAATTGATTCTCATAATTTTTGAAAATATTTTTCCCATTCTCGCCTTTTATTCTAGAAAAATCTCATAATAATTGTCAAATCTGATCCCATGAAACCAATAAAGACTAAATAAAAACCCAATTTATTCAAAAAAACTCAGGTGAAATCCTCCTGTATGACTATTCTAAACATTATCTTGACATCTCTTACAGTCAACGTCTCTTCCTCAAGAATATAATTCTCTACATTCAATGAAACCCAGAAATTGTATATAAGAGTAGAAACAAGGAACAAGAACAATCTAACAGTAAAGTTGGTTGAGCATGTCCTTGTCCTAAATTGCTTCTTAAT from Candidatus Aenigmatarchaeota archaeon encodes the following:
- the spt4 gene encoding transcription elongation factor subunit Spt4, yielding MVKRTYVCRNCRMFTTEKECPNCKSRDLSASWKGLVLINKIEDSEVAKLIEADRPGKYALFVG
- a CDS encoding DNA-directed RNA polymerase; this encodes MYRLVKIKTKVKVPPKKFGLGLEKSVKESLAESYEGKFDERYGMGLVITKITEIGEGKILPEDPSIHYPVVFEMLAYKPEQHEIVVGDVIDNTEFGAFVRIGPLDGLVHVSQLMNDYVSFDQKNSIFSGKESKRTLKEGDAVRAKIISVAMMPGKENKIGLTMRQPGLGALHWIEDEKKKAKKAVKTESKKK
- the ppa gene encoding inorganic diphosphatase, which translates into the protein MNLLKDVEIGDKFPEEVNVVIEIPKGSVNKYEYDNEKGVFRLDRVLHSAVFYPADYGFIPQTWFDDNDPIDVLVLVNYPTFPGCVMKARPVALMKMEDEKGTDDKIVMVPVKDPRFGEIKDLDDIPKHIRDEITEFFETMKNLEKGKWVKVKSWGKASEAKKVIERAAEIYKKKFGG
- a CDS encoding DNA-binding protein, with translation MKRLILDTNFLMIPHVFGVDIFEEISKLVDERHELVVFSSTIKELENIIKRGGKEGISAKIALELIKRKGVKIIQNRGSTDEDIIEGADNNTIVATNDRDLIKRLKDKNIKVIYLRGKNRLEMM
- a CDS encoding translation initiation factor IF-2 subunit gamma; this translates as MDDKTIPEINIGMFGHVDHGKTTLTYAITGKMTDTHSEEIKRGISIRLGYADVTFYKCEKCGTYTTTKKCHKCFEDCIIQRTVSFVDAPGHESLMATVLTGSALIDGAILVVAANEKCPSPQTHEHLYALDVVGVKKIIIVQNKIDLVNQERVKESYEEIKRFVKGTVAENSPIIPVSALRRINIEYVIEAIQEIIKTPKRDLNKDPRMYVARSFDINKPGSEIDKLVGGVIGGSIIQGKLKTGEEIELRPGIKIDEQWRPIRTRIVSMEKGGKKVEEAGAGGLLGVLTELDPFLTKSDGLVGNIVGIPGKLPETRNKITIEVNLLERVVGVKEELKTEKIKMNESLLINVGTNRSVGVVTKIGSKDIEMVLKIPICAEKGERIVLSRQVMGRWRLIGYGILKD
- a CDS encoding 30S ribosomal protein S6e; its protein translation is MALFKFVVGDPKTRRSYKLEIDQEKAIGLVGKKIGDKFNGDLIGLPGYELIITGGTDKDGFPMHPSVHGMVRKKIVLSGPPGFHSKKKGMRKRKMVAGNTINRNIVQINCKVIKEGQKKLEEIFAKKEENKGAEEKKE